A region of the Clupea harengus chromosome 7, Ch_v2.0.2, whole genome shotgun sequence genome:
tgaactgttaacaaaagtttagactatacttaaataaatacaaataaatacaaaacacacacacacactctgtacacacactacagcttcaaaacttcagcaattcttttgttcaatacatttttttttttcaaattgaacaatatattaactctttaaagtatattataaatataaatacatacaaaacacttggcttcaaactacagcttcaaacgttttaacttcaaactataaacattatattaactgtaaacaacagtttatagtatacttaaataaataaatataaatgaatacaaaaaacagcttcaaacttattttgcaaaaatatgcgcatatttgcctttggagtcaaaaatgtattattttgtttgcatttatttcatgaaatttcaccattttatgatttgtttatacctatcttttctatcttgtttatagttaatcttgttacttgaacacactgagtacgagaaaatgtgtactgcccctttaagagactaccgtaggctaagtgtagctgtcatcatatttttcagtcttcggttgctgatctgccgtcgactcttgccttctctcccctcttttcacgcaattgttttgttgcatttgctgcacgtcgcgatgtttgaatatttttgtgcgaaatacagccacacttttgaccgtttacctttcggtattttctctgttaaaaggttgatggctagttctgtttgtgcttgctctgtgaaatgctgcctgctcttcaccgtcataagactgttgctatgaaaacaccaatgagcgtgagtgacacaggacaaagtttacattgggagctggggcagttttacatgtgccccgcggaatctgcctagcaaccgttttcaattggctcaagcaccgaaatgaagcaccgaaatctgcgttgcatttcggtccgggtaggtaccggttgtattggaaccggttccatattggtaccggttctcggtacccaaccctaatcctgaggttctgattggcccatggcccAGTCATctacctatcctgaggttctgaatGGTGTGTGACCACTTTTGACTCTTCGTGTTTCCACCTGGGGAATTGTGTGTTGGGTTTGAGCTGTGATGACTTGAGTTAATGAAATTGAATGCCAGTGTTTACTAAATGAGCACACGGTGCAGCCAGTGATATATTAAGGGatttgtgtgtagagttttACACAAAAAGTTCAATCTGAATCATGTGTGAAAACAGGGTGATAGTGTTTTGTAGTTTTGGGAAATTAGTCTGTCTTTTGGTAGATGGCGTCATGGTTTGGGATGTTTAGTTAACAGGCCCAGTTATAATGTGTAAGctattgagaaaaactgtaatcaagGTAACTACTACTACAAAAAAGGTAATTTAACAAAttgcttctttctgtctttatttgcattttattcATCATCCCAATTTTGGattgtaaatacaatttaaGTTTGGCCTCAGATGTCATCTGCAGAGCATCGTTTTCTTCccagaccaccaccacaccagtcAATATGTGGGGTCACCCCAGCGCTCCACCCCAGAGTCACAACAGCTTCACTGGTGATCTAATGTCTAACcctaaacccagggtagagaggATGGGTGAATGTAGTCTGGATTCAGCATCTGTACATCTCAatcacagcagcttcactgatgCGCCAACAAAATTAAGCAAAAACCCAgggtaaagtgtgtgagtgaatgtggtctggactctgtgcaggagggtcattgtgtcgatgttgtagaaggccagagttcctgccctgtgatccacatacactcctattctggagctggccactagagggagtttagTCTGTTTACGATTGTGATAGAAATAGGAGCCACAGTTGGCGAGGTACAGACCCCAGGACTGATCATTACATCCAAACCCACACTCATCACCCTTTCCTCTCCTAatgatgcttttatatgagactgctATATAAACatccccactccactcaacctcccagtagcagcgtccagacacaccctctctacacagcacctgcaCCCGcttatcaaatctctctggatgatcaggatatgactggacctcagctctccactccacccgcctgttcccctcagacagatggaggtttctgtgtgctgtgtttggatccagtgtgaagtgacaggagtctgatggatgagaagacaggacaaacttaggtatttatatgtgttaggtgtgtgtttgtgtgtgtgtgtgtgcgtgtgtgtgtgtgtgtgtgtaggggttgggttgttgttattttatatgaATCTTTGCGTGTGGGGGATgagatttatttctgtgatttcttctgtgagggaatgtttcacatataagtgagatttgtttttgtgtgtgattctgtacaagtttgtgcaagtgtacatgtgtgaatgtctgaTCCAAAAGTTAGTATggttatgtctgagtgtgtgtgtgtgtgtgtgtgtgtgtgtgtgtgtgtgtgtgtgtgtgtgtgtgtgtgtgtgtgtgtgtgtgtgtgagagagagagagagacagaaatacagaataatacaaatgtctctttcctcctctcctagtctagactatcttcgctgtgggatgctgctgtagtctctccacctgatctacttgtagaatctCTCAGCCTACACCTACTCACCacaaccacactgtcatgcatttgtgttgtcgTGTGAGATTCTCTACATGTTTGCATGGATGTTTGtctacatttatgtgtgtgtattgtgtgtgtgtgtgtgtgtgtgtgtgtgtgtgtgtgtgtgtgtgtgtgtgtgtgtgtgtgtgtattgtgtaattgtgtctgtgttggtgttaCCCGTTGATCTGATAGCTTTACAGATCTCACATACATAGGACAAGTGCATATTTTATATCAGCTGGATATCAATGCCGGTTTATTGTCCTAGTTTTTGGCAGTTCATGACTTCATGTTCCAAATGTGCCTAAGAGATGCAcacagaagagtgtgtctgGCCTGGTCTTTGGCCAAGACCTAAAACGCCTTGCAGGGATTGTGCAGGAGTCAACTATGCTGACAGGAGTCATGTAGAATCCGTGCCTGCACCCCCCATTCTATAccaaggggagacaggtggtgtgaggggagacaggtggtgtaaggagagacaggtggtgtaaggggagacaggtggtgtgaggggagacaggtggtgtaaggggagacaggtggtgtaaggagacacaggtggtgtaaggggagacaggtggtgtgaggggagacaggtggtgtaaagggaagacaggtggtgtaaggggagacaggtggtgtgaggggagacaggtggtgtaaggagagacaggtggtgtaaggggagacaggtggtgtaaggggagacaggtggtgtaaggggagacaggtggtgtgaggggagacaggtggtgtaaggggagacaggtggtgtgaggggagacaggtggtgtgaggggagacaggtggtgtaagggagacaggtggtgtaaggggagacaggtggtgtgaggggagacaggtggtgtaaagggaagacaggtggtgtaaggggagacaggtggtgtgaggggagacaggtggtgtgaggggagacaggtggtgtgaggggagacaggtggtgtaaggggagacaggtggtgtaaggggagacaggtggtgtgaggggagacaggtggtgtaaggggagacaggtggtgtaaggggagacaggtggtgtaaggggagacaggtggtgtaagggaaGGTGGTGGGTTGAGAGCGAGCGCCAAAGCAAGTGCtgcagctgatgaggagaactgagtttaaattaagtgtgtgtgtgtgtgtttgtgtgtgtgtgtgtgtgtgtgtgtgtgtgtgtgtgtgtgtgctgatgaggagaactgagtttaaatgaagtgtgtgtgtgtgtgtgtgtgtgtgtgtgtgctggtgaggaggactgagtttaaatgaagtgtgtgtgtgtgtgtgtgtgtgtgtgtgtgtgtgtgtgtgtgtgtgtgtcagtgtgtgtgctgatgaggagaactgagtttaaatgaagtgtgggTGATTgatgtgagaggggtgtggcaaATTCGTGACAACTCCTCCCACACTTCCGTTTAGAACGGCATTTTAGGAAAATGGAAGAAGACACTGGAAAAGACACTGTTTCCTCGACCCATGAACTATAACAGCCATAACAAAAtgttgaactgcttaaacatgtaggaccatgtgattgctactgaaacttgacttgtgttttgaaataaagtaaactgaataaaatgtttttgtgtcaaactcacaatgtaggaaatcctctctggtttTAGGTTCAGGAGGCAAAATAGCCTGGACTTCAGTcactattgagagagaaagaatcatattaGAAACAACACTGACGGGTGTAAATGTCAACATTGCAACAACCTCCTGTTTTTATGATGGcagtacatttgtgttctcttgttGAGGTACATTATGAGTCTCCAGCTTCTTCAACCTTAAAGACCCTCTTAAGACAAATAAACATGGAGACACCTGTAGAGTATCTCAGCTTCACTGACATACAAAggatatgttacaaatatgtgttattgagaaatacaggttcctgaagttcACCATCACATTTAGCTTATTAGTACAATCCAGAGGGAAAGTATAGTTAGTCattacatgtaaacatatgtgagtaatgtgatttacctgatgcagatatcttcatgacttcctccttgcagaaattctccagctgcgtctttagtgaggagacagatttcttcacagcctcaaaagagaggccttgcttcacagagatgcaggataAGTCTTTAGACTCAGGCGTCTCACTGACCGACTGGAAAgtctaaataaagaaacacagagatggagagaaagagatagagaggaagagagaaagagagacagtgagacagaataGCTAGATTCtcaaaataaagcatccacGTATAAGTAAGTTGTAAGTTAAAATACAGTTGATCGGGAAACTTTTTTGTTAATTATAACTAAAAGCTTCAACCATTACAGTGCACACAAGTCTCTAAAATTAGATATTATCCTCTGGTGTTTGAGATGTGAACTCAATGTAACATTATGAGTATCTGGATGCAGCCTAAGCCTAACCCGTGCATCATCTGGATGTGGCTTCCAAATAATTATATTACGGACAGTCTTGGCAACTAAAGTGCATTGTCTAGGGGTTAGTCTGATGTTAGCTGTGTCCCTCCTCACAACGTAAACTAAAGAAAAGCCTCACTTACGCACTACACACTATCCCTACATGATGTAACTTCATGATAGTGGGATCTTACCTTGtgcggatgagtgtgtgtgtgtgtgtgtgtttgattatgtaggtgtatgtgtgtgtgtgtgtgtgtgagagagaactcCCTGCCAGGCAGCTCTCTCAAGCTGGCTAACTGCTAGCGGAGTAAGCCAGCTAAGTTGAAGTTTTTTGGTTGATGTTATGAATCCCAAATTAATCCAACATAAATGGTTGTTCAAATGCCACTGGTTTGCCTTGACCTACATGTGGCCTGACCAAAGAGGCATAAGTGGCAGGCACCTGTGCACCTCAAGTGcctccaaacaaactgtgagccatgatgtcagggCAGATGTGCTTTATCAATGAACCACATGTAATGACATCACTCAAACTCCGCCTGTCAGTAAGGGTTCTTGCTACCATGTGACCTAACCTGTCCTAACAATTGCCATAATTATTTTGAGTAGTTTTCTaaagaatgaaaatgtcttcgtcatgttcaaatgttttgagTGATGAATACCAAAActttcttcacacactgaaactGCATTGGGCAAGGTATCTGTTCAAATGCAGTGGActgtgttataataataataataagcatTTATCTGTAAACTTAGAGATCCTAGAAGAAAATTCAACAATATCTAGATTTAATTAAAATTTCCACCTAGGAACATATTCAACATAAATCAATGCCCTCAAACATTCTGTGCACTAATAATCCATCATCAACAgttaccttgaggaaatggatgtgatcctctgtgtgtaaaAGCTGCTTCAGctcaccatctctcctcttcagctcagcaatctcctgctccagtcgcttcaggagtccttcagcctGACTCACCTCAGCtttctcctgagctctgatcagCTCTTCCACCTCAGAAcgccttctctcaatggagcggatcatctcagtgaagatcctctcactgtcctccactgctgtctgtgcagagctctgttaggagacacacaaagaggaggggtccatctaaagcagcccactcactcagctcctccacacagcctggtaCCCACAGTGTGGCTCAGAGGAGCTGGGAAGTGGCTCAGAATTACAGACTcctgactggaggagagagccctgattgagcctgaaatggctcctccagcagccagctgttgtcctctcctctcctctggtcagtactcaccttgagagtctccaacgccttcctcagctcctgcagctccttctctctctcctggattctctgctggatttTACTCTGGGTCTGCCCCAAGTGTGTCTATGTTGAAGGAATACATCACATCCAAAACTAATAGTTATTTTGGCATCATAATAGTATTATTGTCTGATAGCATTCCTGAAAGAACAAGCTGTTTAAGCTACTGACGCTGACTGAGGTGATCTGTAGTGTTGCTGAATAGCCTATTGGTGAGACGCTGTTTCATTACAAGgcttgagaaaaacacaaactaaGTTTTGTCATTGTGGAGAAAATCAGTGAACCATTCATGCAGTACATTTTCATTGAATCATATTTATAGTTTCTCTTGTGGAGTTGATAGAGATGTCCAACACACCCTTACTGCAACTATACCCTCActgagtgacctgtgacctctagGCAGTTGATATGACTTTCAGTCATAGTGTCGACCACCCAGGACCCTACAAAATGCCATTTCAGGACCCTAATCACTGGGCTCATCTGAGAGGACTGTGCAGCAATATTGTAGGCAGAAACCATGATGTGCCCATCTTAATATAAATTACTGTTAAATAAGAGAAGTTTTGCTAAATGTtcacaaacataacacattaAATGAGAATTTAGGccttttatgtttatttatgatcTAGATACAGTTAATATATAACAGgagatgttctgttctgtcgattacagtttttaaaatgttatagcTCTTAAATGTAGACTATGTGTTTTCATTGCTGTATGAGAATGCTGACAGTCTGAAGTTAACCATCTGGTTTTACAACTTCATTAGACAGGCGTGTTTTTATGTCATCgttattctctctctacctcgctCTATAATAACCTAAAGAGGATGAGTCTATAGCCTGTCTTCCAGTTGGAAACCCAATAGCCATGTCCTACCACACAAGTCCAATCTATcaccaagagaactcctgtccttacctgtttctctctcctccctgcagaggctgacacagtgtcatggcctttgtgttcatccaccagacagagcaaacaaacacaacttagATCCGTACGACAAAATATCTCCAGAGGCTTCTCATGTTGGgtgcagatcctctcctgtaGCTGGCCTGTGGCATCAACCACCTTGTGTTTTCGCCCAGGGTTTATGTCATTGTGAACTTTgtagtgagtttcacagtatgaaaccagacattccagacaggacttcacagctttgagttttctcccagtgcagacgtcacactccacatctccaggtccagcagtaCATGGAACAGGAGCAACAGCTTGGATTCTGGTCTTCTTGATCTGTTCCACCAGCTCAGCAAAAATATGATTTTTGCTTAAAACGGGTCTTGGGGTgaacgtctgtctgcactgggggcagctgtagactcccttctgatcttcctgatcccagcagctCGTAATGCAGCCCATACAGTAACTGTGTCCACAATTAGTAGTCACTGGATCCCTAAGAAGATCCAAACAAATCGAACATGTAATAAGTTCGTGGTTACTTGGACCCGCTTCTGCCATTCTTCGTTTGTGCTATGTAACGCTTCACAGGTTTTCACGTAGTTTCGTTTCGCCTGAAATCGCTGTGCAACTTTGACTTCCTGGTTGGGTGGGCGTGTTCGTGCAAACAGCCTCCTGTCATTGATAACGATAAGGCCTTTAATTCAGTTAAGAACAAAGTTCTTTGCAAACACTGACATGTAGAGAATACGGCAATCATTTTCCACCATTCATGAACTGAATAAACTGCCAGAAAGCAGTTTTCTGTCTCTTTACAAGAACTGAATATCCGCAACAGAAATTCAAATTGGAAATTGTAGTAAAGCTTGACATGCACCAGGAATTTCGCCATCCAGTGGACATTCCAAGTCATATGATAGAAAACAAGGACAGGAGATAATGATGCCATAGAAGTTGAAAGTGTTTGCGGGGAGGGGGAGCTATATTGAATCTAGTGACACTCAGCAATATCAAATGCTGTTATTGTGTGTTACTCAAATCAGTGATGTTACCCGTAtgtgattctctgtgtgtgaaagctgctccatctcagcatctttcacaaacacactcacagtcacaaatGCTGGTCTCAGAAATTATTGCTTTATCCTTCTTCATACCCGGTCCCTGACTATCTGTTGCAGCTGATTCTATCACATGGCCTTGGTGTCCTTCTATAGAGTGTTCCTGCTACAAGTTTGTTCTAACTGAGAGTGTTCTAGCTATGAGAATGTTCTAACTGTCAGATTGTTCCAGCAAGAGTGTTTTAACTTTCTGTGTTCTAGCTCTGAGAGTGTTTTAACTGTGATAGTATTTTGAGTTGTCTTAATGTTCCAGCTATAAGTGTGTTCTCACTATGAGATTGTTCTAGCTGTTAGAGTGTTCTTGCTACGAGAGTGTTCTAGTTCCGAGCCGGTCTCAGAGTGAAGGTGTGTTCACACAAATGGGGGTAGCCCTCATTGCACCTAACCATTGCAGTAACTGCAACCGCATGGCGTCGTCATAGTCGCTGGATCCCTTTGCAGTTTCTCTAGATCTGCTCAGTGGCAGACGTGGTTCCCTTTAGAAGGTGTCCATTTAGTTGCTGCAGACACATCTACAAGTAGTGTGAGCAGACTTCCGTTTCAGATCTTGGTAAAGAAGCGTCCTCTTGGCATTGCGTGGGGAATGTGCACAAAAGAGATAAGAGAGATGAAGGCGAGAGGaatggtgggagggagggagagagagtgtgtgtgagggagatatACTTATacttactgcccccccccccccccccacattttTTGGTGTCTGGgattctgtacatgtttgtgcaggtgtacatgtgtgaatgtctcTATTCAAAAGTGAGTATAGttttgtctgaatgtgtgtttttgtttgtgtctgaaagacagtgtgtgtgtttgtctgaagggagtcctttgtatgaatggatgttgatgagtgtgtgtaagtattcgGGTTCGTTTCATTTGATTCCTTTGCGTGAGATGAGTCTCTCATCTACAGGAGTGTGAAAGTGTTCCAGTGTCTTTGTATGTAATTCTGgcagctacagggagccagtgaagggtgaccagcagaggagttacatgtgtaCTACAGGGTGaccagtgaagggtgaccagtgaagggtgaccagcagaggagttacacgtgtcctctttggctgatcaAAGACCATGTGTCGCTGCATTCTGAATCTGCAACGGTCTCACTGCATATGCAGGTAGACTTCACATGCAGGTGTTAAAATTGCATCGCAATAGTCTAGTTTAGACATAACCAGGGCCTGGACAATAAGTTGTGTATCATATTGTGTGAGATAGGGTCTAATCTTCCGATTTTTATAGAGTGAGAACCGACAAGACCTCAAGACAGAAGCTACATGTTCGGAGAAATTAAGCTAGTCATCAAATAGAACTCCCAAGTTTCGTGCATATTTAGTTGAGGTCAATAAAGATGACCCAAGCTGGATGTTAATATGTTGTGGGATATCCAGGTTCATACCTGTTCCATGGGCATCGTGGGACCCCTTATACTCCGACCCTGGGCCCCTCCTCGTCCAGCAAACACTTTCTGTAGTTTAGCGGTGTGGAGATCCAGCTTGGGGAAAAACTTGAACACAAGATAGACAGTTGTGATTCGTTGGAATTCAGCACTGACCTATGAAGGAATTCACAATGGTCCATTTAGAAGAAGTTTTATGAAGTTGAAATGTAAATTAATGTTGTGTTTAATTTATTCATGTAACATCTGCATTCACTTACCTCTTGTGAGCTAATACGTGCTGCCATCTGGTGTTAAAGTCAGCAATGAGAGCTGTTTGCCATCTGGTGTTAAAGTCAGCAATGAGAGCTGTTTGCCATCTGGTGTTAAAGTCAGCAATGAGAGCTGTTTGCCATCTGGTGTTAAAGTCAGCAATGAGGGATGTTTGCTGGAGCAGCTCATGGCTTCTCAATGCAAAGCTCTTGGCCATTAGCATTTTAATAGTCTGCTCATTGTTTATCTTCTGTATCTCATACTTTCCTGCCTGTCACAAGTGTCACCTCTCGAATAGGATGGACAGTAGTTCACTTCTGCTTTGCGTGCTTTCTTGACACCATACACTGGACTACGTTTCCCCTCTGGTTTGTGCTTGAGGGAATTCACAGTGACTGCTGGACAACCAGGATGCCTCAG
Encoded here:
- the LOC116221156 gene encoding tripartite motif-containing protein 16-like; translated protein: MAEAGPSNHELITCSICLDLLRDPVTTNCGHSYCMGCITSCWDQEDQKGVYSCPQCRQTFTPRPVLSKNHIFAELVEQIKKTRIQAVAPVPCTAGPGDVECDVCTGRKLKAVKSCLECLVSYCETHYKVHNDINPGRKHKVVDATGQLQERICTQHEKPLEIFCRTDLSCVCLLCLVDEHKGHDTVSASAGRREKQTHLGQTQSKIQQRIQEREKELQELRKALETLKSSAQTAVEDSERIFTEMIRSIERRRSEVEELIRAQEKAEVSQAEGLLKRLEQEIAELKRRDGELKQLLHTEDHIHFLKTFQSVSETPESKDLSCISVKQGLSFEAVKKSVSSLKTQLENFCKEEVMKISASVTEVQAILPPEPKTREDFLHYSCHFTLDPNTAHRNLHLSEGNRRVEWRAEVQSYPDHPERFDKRVQVLCREGVSGRCYWEVEWSGDVYIAVSYKSIIRRGKGDECGFGCNDQSWGLYLANCGSYFYHNRKQTKLPLVASSRIGVYVDHRAGTLAFYNIDTMTLLHRVQTTFTHTLYPGFLLNFVGASVKLL